One window of Triticum dicoccoides isolate Atlit2015 ecotype Zavitan chromosome 5A, WEW_v2.0, whole genome shotgun sequence genomic DNA carries:
- the LOC119299226 gene encoding uncharacterized protein LOC119299226, giving the protein MLSAMDLAEESNVSSAIDLAEESNVSAAFPLLVLEPPPDSDRSSYKVFSLPDQKLQDVPPLVSSKKVSLPTPQGWVLVLSSSGSSLEDAGTHLLNPKDGSIIELPTLNDDEVPLTCRCVLSNVVVAPGCSVLVFDHASPVMWFCRVGQDLRWSRHGYDIGCLDILGCPPTKRNFFHVAAVNGRFFFFQSNVDSLGTLDFQANDASEKPEARLGAIAVPRVEVPFGFTATYVLESCNDLFLVHIPFHGMCVDQPVELRVYRMDFSDPPAWRKTDCIGDRAFILGRSNFAASCSASGYGLKPNCVYWVNSLSEKNSDLHVLGLQDGSSEIVKQFDNVLGVEKPFWIVPVDA; this is encoded by the coding sequence ATGTTGTCAGCGATGGATCTGGCCGAGGAGTCGAACGTGTCGTCAGCGATTGATTTGGCAGAGGAGTCGAACGTGTCCGCGGCTTTCCCGCTGCTGGTGCTTGAGCCGCCGCCAGATTCAGATCGTTCGTCGTACAAGGTCTTCAGCTTGCCGGACCAGAAGCTTCAAGATGTACCTCCGTTGGTGTCGAGCAAGAAGGTATCCTTGCCGACGCCACAGGGCTGGGTCCTGGTCCTGAGCTCCTCCGGTTCCTCGTTAGAAGACGCAGGGACCCATCTGCTGAACCCTAAGGACGGATCAATAATCGAGCTTCCGACTCTCAATGACGACGAGGTCCCGTTGACGTGCAGGTGCGTCTTGTCCAACGTCGTGGTAGCGCCTGGCTGCAGCGTCCTAGTCTTCGACCATGCGAGCCCGGTGATGTGGTTCTGCCGCGTCGGCCAGGATCTCCGGTGGTCGCGCCACGGCTACGACATTGGCTGCTTGGACATCCTGGGCTGTCCCCCCACAAAGAGAAACTTCTTCCACGTTGCCGCCGTCAATGGGAGGTTCTTCTTCTTCCAGTCCAACGTCGACTCTCTCGGCACGCTCGACTTCCAAGCCAACGACGCCTCGGAGAAGCCGGAGGCGCGGCTGGGCGCCATCGCCGTGCCCCGCGTCGAGGTCCCGTTCGGCTTTACGGCCACGTACGTCCTCGAGTCCTGCAACGACCTCTTCCTCGTCCATATCCCCTTCCACGGAATGTGCGTCGACCAACCAGTGGAGCTCCGCGTCTATCGGATGGATTTCTCGGACCCGCCGGCCTGGCGCAAGACGGACTGCATCGGCGATCGGGCTTTCATCCTCGGTAGATCCAATTTTGCAGCGTCCTGCTCTGCCAGCGGATACGGTCTCAAGCCCAACTGCGTCTACTGGGTGAATAGCTTGAGCGAAAAGAATAGCGATCTGCATGTTCTTGGCCTCCAGGACGGCTCGTCGGAAATTGTCAAGCAGTTTGACAATGTGTTGGGTGTCGAGAAACCCTTCTGGATCGTCCCCGTCGATGCATAG
- the LOC119299451 gene encoding adenine phosphoribosyltransferase 1-like → MLPSRFLLTPHCPTAPAPTPTPTLPGGARSPSSVALRFGSPGGVRLRRGRGSAAVAMASDGRVERIASSIRAIPNFPKPGILFQDITTLLLDPQAFRDTTDLFVERYKDKDITVVAGVEARGFIFGPPIALAIGAKFVPIRKPKKLPGEVISEEYSLEYGTDKIEMHVGAVQPNDRVLIVDDLIATGGTLCAAAKLIERVGAKVVECACVIELPELKGRDKLGDMPVFVLVQADESV, encoded by the exons ATGCTCCCTTCTCGCTTCCTCCTCACCCCGCACTGCCCCACCGCGCCGgccccgactccgactccgacactCCCCGGCGGCGCGCGCTCGCCGAGCTCGGTCGCGCTGCGGTTCGGATCCCCCGGAGGCGTGCGGCTTCGGCGCGGGCGAGGGTCGGCGGCGGTCGCGATGGCATCCGACGGGCGCGTGGAGCGGATCGCGTCCAGCATCCGCGCCATCCCCAACTTCCCCAAGCCAG GGATTTTGTTTCAGGACATCACAACCTTGCTTCTCGATCCGCAGGCATTCCGTGACACCACTGACCTCTTTGTCGAGCGGTACAAGGACAAAGACATAACTGTAGTTGCTG GTGTTGAAGCCAGAGGATTCATTTTTGGTCCTCCCATTGCATTAGCCATAGGTGCAAAGTTTGTTCCAATAAGGAAGCCGAAAAAATTACCTG GTGAGGTGATATCGGAAGAATATTCTCTGGAATATGGCACTGACAAAATTGAAATGCACGTAGGAGCTGTGCAGCCCAATGACCGAGTCCTTATTGTGGATGATCTAATTGCCACAGGGGGAACCCTTTGTGCCGCTGCCAAACTTATTG AGCGTGTTGGAGCAAAGGTGGTTGAGTGTGCCTGTGTTATTGAACTGCCAGAGCTGAAG GGCCGGGACAAGTTGGGGGACATGCCAGTTTTTGTCCTAGTGCAGGCAGACGAGTCAGTATGA